tgtattatggttgtgtgttctgttgtagttagcaagtaggagtttgagaggaggatttatatttgagtgtagtgttctgtgcatgtagtaggcacaataataagtggatgttttgtatattgagtaagttaagactcttgaaaagcGTAGGAGTATGCTGTCTATTACAGGAGGGTGTAATCAGTCGCACtgcagttttttgttgggttattaaaggtttaaggtgatttcCTGTGGTTGAGCCCCGTGCACAAAtatcataggtgaggtaaggataggcgagtgagtggtatagtgcaaGAAGAGCTGGTCggggtacatagtaccatatctttgagaggatgcctactgttttggagactttcttggatatTTGCTGTATGCGAGTTTGGTATTTGAGATTGCAGTctaggtggagacctagaaatttgctgtgtgtgtgtgtagaaattGGTGAATCCTTTATCAGTATGTTTAACTGTACatttgtagctctgtttccaaaagTTTTATATGCTAAGcatgtcccctttcttaaataaAGTATTGGGACTACTATCCTGTGTTCCACACTTCTGACACTTCCTCCTGACCAAACGACTTAGATTTTAACTAGCAGTACACATGGCTCTTGCCCATTTGAAGactcatggagagagagagagagagagatagatagatattgagagatattgagagatagagatagagagagagagatagagagagatagagatagagatagagagagatagagagagagagagagagatagagatattgAGAGAGATattgagattgagagagagattgagattgagagagagagagagattgagagagagagagagattgagattgagaTTATCTGGTACCATTGCATGGTAGTCTCTTCACCTTTTCTATTTTGTGTATTTTGTCCACTACTATTTCTCTTTTGAGCTTCTATTAATACTGTTATTTCCTTGGGAAATCTTTTGTTTGGCTCCTTGCATTCTTCCTGGTCATTTTTAGTAAGCTTGGCTTCATTCTTGAGTCTTATTACATGGTCCTTTATTGTTGTCTTTCTTCTTGTATAACTGGAGAGCagttttggttcagatttggtttccagtgctgtcattttcatattgcctaTTGGTTTCTCTTCTTGCCCAAGTAtagtcatttctggctctactcACCTCAGTTTCCTGCTATTCTAGgctttctatattttttccatacTTGTACTTTTGGCTTTTGAGTTTCTGGATCTTTAGGTCAGCCATGAGCCCCACTCATTTCTTACCATTGCTGCTTCTGCTTCATGGTATGAATTCTCTTCTTTCCTCCTGACACTTTCAAACTACAAGTCCCCTTATTTCATTCTTTCATTCCTTCCTTTGCCCAGCATTCAGGAATTCTCTCATACTTGTgaagtcccccccccccctttttttttctctctctctctctctctctctctctctctctctagccccATCTTGTGCTATGGCTCTCTATACCCACCATGTTCATATCCACAAGGTATTCAAGTCAGTACTCTATAAATGCTTACTCTCCAGTGTCTCATTGCCTTCTTTATCAAGTACACCATGCAGTTACAACAAAGGGTGCATACAAGACAGTAAAACATTAATTTAATGGGCCTCTGTTTAACAAATTCTAGAAGCAGTGGACAAAAACTGCTGGGTACAGAATTCTATTTTTATTATACAATATTTACTTTTTCTTACAGGTGAGTTACCATATAAATCTTATCAAATGCATTCATACTGTATTAACCTGTAAacagtccaaatgtatatatacgttcactaccgtactgccccaacttttttgaggaaaaaaaattgttttttaataggaaaaaaaagcatatggtacccaggcatccccaattattttaatatggcgcacagtgagtgcttgcacccattctctcatgtctaggcgactcaggcttatcatggcaatgttaaatgtatgacacacaaaacgtatatatacgtttggggcactagcggtaaaaacgtatatatacgtttggaccgtttacaggttaaataCTGTTTACTCTCTCATTCAACAGTTACGCAGGAGTGGAGAAATGATATTGTATCCTTTGGAAGTTGTGAAACACCATACATGTACTCAGATAAAGTACAGTACTGCATTTCATTTTTATAGCCCCTAGTAGCGCATATAATGTATTCAGTCTAGAAACATTGGAACATACTTTGTAAAGGGTTCATTCATACACATTTATATGGAAATGCATAATGTATGTATAACTATTATTTACTTGAAATATATTTTCATTTTCAGGCATTTGGAGCAGTGGAGGTGATGAGCGACAGAGTGTGCATTCACAGTAAGGGTCAAGAAAATTTTCACTTCTCATCTGAAGATCTTGTATCGTGCTGCCATATGTGTGGATTTGGCTGTAATGGTGGCTTTCCAGGGTCAGCTTTCAAATATTGGGTATCTAGTGGCATTGTATCAGGTGGTGCATATAACAGCAGTCAGGGATGTCAGCCATACGAGATAGCCCCATGCGAGCACCATGTATCGGGGCCTCGCCCCAAGTGTTCTACAGGTGGCACCACTCCAAGATGTGTCAGAAGGTGTGAAGCTTCTTACACTCTTGATTATGAGAATGATTTACACCATGGCAGTAAAGCTTATAGTATTAAAAAAGATGAAGAACAAATTAAGTACGAGATAATGACTAATGGTCCAGTTGAAGGAGCGTTCACCGTTTATGAAGATTTTCTCCATTACAAATCAGGAGTTTATCAGCACACTCAAGGTTCAGCTCTTGGCGGTCATGCTATTCGTATAATGGGCTGGGGAGAAGAAAATGGCACTCCATACTGGCTTTGTGCTAATTCTTGGAACACAGATTGGGGAGATAATGGCACTTTTAAGATACTTAGAGGATCTGATCATTGTGGTATTGAGAGTGAGATTACTGCTGGTCTGCCTAAGATAAATTAGTACTGTAATTTTCTCAGCAAGATTTTTTATTATATGTTTAACTCTACTAGTAGTAACTCATCCTAAGTGGCCATTTTAACATGGTTACCAGTTGGTAAATTTAAGGGCTAGAATGTTGGATATCTCGTAGTTGAACCTGTGATTAATGGTACCAAAAGTAGTTCGAGTTATTATAACAACCaagctctaaacccacaagggtcatacagcactggaaGTGACATTATGAATTGTGATTTTACATTCCAAAGTATTTCTTAGTTCTGTCATTTAAatgttaaaatgtattttttaagTAAACATTTGTATTAAAGTAACATTTCATGACCTTAGAATTGTCCAAAGCTAAATTAATTTATATCTACATACTTAAATCTAAAGGAATTTGTAAAGGAAAGTTTTATATCAATAACTTATTACTGAATATTAATTACccttgaggggggggggttaggaagagtgccttgatgctagtga
The DNA window shown above is from Cherax quadricarinatus isolate ZL_2023a unplaced genomic scaffold, ASM3850222v1 Contig2879, whole genome shotgun sequence and carries:
- the CtsB gene encoding cathepsin B, coding for MKALLLVALVVVVLAAADDYSLSDKFIKLLQNKKSTWKAGRNFNKHLSIRYIKHLMGVHPDSKLHLPKAYHHDITENFQLPKEFDSRSAWPMCPTIGEIRDQGSCGSCWAFGAVEVMSDRVCIHSKGQENFHFSSEDLVSCCHMCGFGCNGGFPGSAFKYWVSSGIVSGGAYNSSQGCQPYEIAPCEHHVSGPRPKCSTGGTTPRCVRRCEASYTLDYENDLHHGSKAYSIKKDEEQIKYEIMTNGPVEGAFTVYEDFLHYKSGVYQHTQGSALGGHAIRIMGWGEENGTPYWLCANSWNTDWGDNGTFKILRGSDHCGIESEITAGLPKIN